The Vicinamibacteria bacterium genome contains the following window.
AGCTGGCCCTTTTTGCGAACGACGGGACCGTAGAGCCCAGCTCTTTCGTGGACGAGCGCAAGACCCGAATGAAGGGCTTGGACGCCGTCCTGCGCCTTCCTTCGACACGGCCGTCTGCACTCGATCGCGTGGCGGAGCTCCGGCGCGAATGCGGCCTCTTCCATCGTTTCCTGACCGGTGGCGTGCCGAGCGATTACCTCGAGGAGCAATACGTTCGGTACCACGAACGTCCCGACGCGCGGACGAACGTTCCCGGCGATCGGTTCGACAGCGTCCTGTTGAGTTTGTCCCGACTCTCGCCCGCGGGTACGAGGCTCGTCGACGCCTACACGAGCGTCTTTCGGAGACGGTCCGTCGTGCGCAAGAAGCTCGTCCTGATGGTGGCGTTGCTCGAGTGCGATCCATCGGCTTTTCGGCGAATCGATTCCGCCACCGGCGGCTCCCGGGCGTGGATCTGGGCCAAGCTCGCGGCAAGAGCGAGCTCCCACGCCCTGTGTTTGCTCGTCGCCACTCCGCCACTCGCGGCTCTCGGTCTCGCGATGCGATGGGCGGGCCCGGGCCAGGTGAAGGAACGGTGAGTTGGATCCGGTAGTCGTCGTCGGTTCCGGAGCGAGCGGGGTGCATTTCGCGCTGACCGCTCTCGAAAAGGGGCGTCGGGTCGTCATGCTCGACGTGGGTCGCCGACGTCCGGAGCCTTTGGGCGCCGCCGAGACGTTCGACCAGCTCAAGACGAGCGTGAGCGACCCGGTCCAGTTCTTTCTCGGGAAGGACTACGAGGCCCTTACGTTTCCCGATGACGACGAAGAGTATTACGCCTTGGCCCCGAATCAACATTACGTGGTCGAGCCGCTCGACCGCTTCCGGCTCGCCACGTCGGGGTTCAGTCCGCTCGTTTCCTTTGCCGCCGGAGGTCTCGGCGAGATCTGGTGTGCCGGCTGCTACCCGCTCAACGACGCGGATCTCGAGGACTATCCTTTCACCTATGCCGATCTCGCGCCCTACTACGAGACGGTGGCGAGGCGAATCGGGGTGGCGGGAGAAGCGGACGACTTGTCGCGATTCTACCCGGTTCAAGAGGGTTTGCTTCCTCCTCTCGATCTCGACGAGCATTCGCGCGTCCTCCTCGAGACCTATCGCAAGCGCAAGGCCGCGCTCAACGGGAGCCACGGATGCTTCGTCGGCCGGGCGCGCGTCGCGACCTTGAGCCAGGATCTGAATGGCCGCAAGGCCTGCAGCTACCTCGGACGATGCCGCTGGGGTTGTCCCAATCACTCGATTTACGTGCCCACGTTGACGCTGAGCGAGTGCCTCGCTCACGACCGTTTCACCTATGTGCCCGACGTCCACGTCAGCCACTTCGTTTTCGGCTCCGACAACCGAGTCCGCAAGGTGGTGGCCCGATCGGTGACCGGCGACGCTCGGCACGAGTTCGACGCGGAAGCTCTCGTTCTCGCCGCGGGAACGCTGTCTTCGTCCAAGATCTTCCTGGACTCCGTCTACCGGGATTCGGGCGAGCGGCTCACGCTTCGGGGCTTGCTGGACAATCGCCAGGTGCTCATGCCTTTCGTCAACCTCGGCCTCATCGGCAAACCGTTCGACCCCGAGAGCTATCAGTATCAGCAGGTCGTGATCGCGCTCGACGCCGAAGAGGCCCGGGATCGCGTCTATGGTCTGGTGACGACGTTGAAAACCGCCCTCATCCATCCCATCGTGGCGAGTTTTCCCACGTCGATGCGTACCGGCCTCTCTCTTTTTCGAGACATTCACGGCGCCCTCGCGATGCTGAACGTCAACTTCTCCGATCGTCGCCGAGAGGAGAACCAGCTGTCGATCGAGGCCGACGGGAAGGACGGAACCACGACGCTTCGGGTCGACTACGTACCCGAGCCGAACGAGAGCGCCAAGATCGCGCGGGTCACGAAGCGCTTTCGCCGCATTCTCCGCAAGCTCGGTTGCATCGCGCCCAAGAACGCCACCCACGTCCGCCCCATGGGTGCGAGCGTGCACTACGCGGGAACGATCCCGATGTCCGAAAACGGGTCGGGGCCGACGACCGACGAGGTGTGCCGCAGCCGGGATTTTGACAACCTCCATTTCGTCGACGGCACGACCTTCCCGAGTCTCCCCGCCAAGAACCTGACGTTCACCCTCATGGCGAACGCGTCGAGGGTGGCCGACCTGGCTTTTTGATCCGAGATTAGCGGAGCGCGAGTCCGCTCTCCACAACCGTCGAGCGGGCGATGCGACGCGCCAGGGCACGGTCGAAGAGCCGCGCAGCGCCGTCCAGCTGCCCCTCTCCCGTCGTAACTCGGCGCGCCCTGAAGACTGACGACAGCTCCGGTGTTCCCACGAGCGGACGTCCCCCCACGCTCACGAGCCGAAGATCGCTTCTTCGAGCGGCGAGAAGTGCCCTGGCGGGATCCTCTTCGAGCCGAGGAACGATGATGAAATCCGCCGGAGCCCCAGGGACGAGGCGGCCCGCGTGCGGCAACCGTAGCAAACGGGCCGGCGTGGTCGTGACCATTCGCAGGAGCTCGGCTGGCGCGACCGACGGCGCCGCTTCGCGCGCGGCGCGTAGCTCCTCGAGCAGATCGCGAGAGCCGGTCAGGCGTGAATCGGTTCCGAGGCCGATCGATGAGGCTTCGCCGAGCGAGCTACGCAGAAAAACCGGCACCGTTGCCGTTCGCCCCAGCAAGAATCTATTCGACGAAGGACACCACACCAGGCCCGCTCCTCGTTTTCGGGCGAGCCCCCAATCCTCGGCGGACATGCCGACGCCGTGCACGAGAACGGTGTTATCGGCGAGACATCCGATCTCGTCGAGGCGCTTCAGCTCCTCGCGGGAGCGACGATCGATTCCTTCGGTGACGTGAACGAGGAACGGCGCTCCCGAAGGCGTGGCCCGATAGGCCTGTTTCACCGCCGCGGCCATCTCGCCGTTGGCCCCGACGGGTCGACCTTCG
Protein-coding sequences here:
- a CDS encoding amidohydrolase family protein yields the protein VGATPRRGDVVVDLDGAFVLPGLVNAHDHLELNHFGRLKFRPTYQSASEWIEDMRPRLREDPRIREGREQPLSDRLLIGGLKNLLSGVTTVAHHNPFYRELRRRFPVRVVRRYGWAHSFFLEGRPVGANGEMAAAVKQAYRATPSGAPFLVHVTEGIDRRSREELKRLDEIGCLADNTVLVHGVGMSAEDWGLARKRGAGLVWCPSSNRFLLGRTATVPVFLRSSLGEASSIGLGTDSRLTGSRDLLEELRAAREAAPSVAPAELLRMVTTTPARLLRLPHAGRLVPGAPADFIIVPRLEEDPARALLAARRSDLRLVSVGGRPLVGTPELSSVFRARRVTTGEGQLDGAARLFDRALARRIARSTVVESGLALR
- a CDS encoding GMC oxidoreductase, which produces MDPVVVVGSGASGVHFALTALEKGRRVVMLDVGRRRPEPLGAAETFDQLKTSVSDPVQFFLGKDYEALTFPDDDEEYYALAPNQHYVVEPLDRFRLATSGFSPLVSFAAGGLGEIWCAGCYPLNDADLEDYPFTYADLAPYYETVARRIGVAGEADDLSRFYPVQEGLLPPLDLDEHSRVLLETYRKRKAALNGSHGCFVGRARVATLSQDLNGRKACSYLGRCRWGCPNHSIYVPTLTLSECLAHDRFTYVPDVHVSHFVFGSDNRVRKVVARSVTGDARHEFDAEALVLAAGTLSSSKIFLDSVYRDSGERLTLRGLLDNRQVLMPFVNLGLIGKPFDPESYQYQQVVIALDAEEARDRVYGLVTTLKTALIHPIVASFPTSMRTGLSLFRDIHGALAMLNVNFSDRRREENQLSIEADGKDGTTTLRVDYVPEPNESAKIARVTKRFRRILRKLGCIAPKNATHVRPMGASVHYAGTIPMSENGSGPTTDEVCRSRDFDNLHFVDGTTFPSLPAKNLTFTLMANASRVADLAF